The following proteins are co-located in the Rattus norvegicus strain BN/NHsdMcwi chromosome X, GRCr8, whole genome shotgun sequence genome:
- the Itgb1bp2 gene encoding integrin beta-1-binding protein 2 isoform X1 yields the protein MSLLCYNKGCGQHFDPNTNLPDSCRYHPGVPIFHDALKGWSCCRKRTVDFSEFLNIKGCTVGPHCAEKLPEVPQPEGPATSSLQEQKPLNTIPKSAETLLRERPKSEMPPKLLPLLISQALGVALEQKELDQEPGAGLDNSLIWTGSSCQNPGCDAVYQGPESDATPCTYHPGAPRFHEGMKSWSCCGIQTLDFGAFLAQPGCRVGRHDWAKQLPASCRHDWHQTDSLVVLTVYGQIPLPAFNWVKASQTEVINVEQSSVSLMPSRVEISLVKADPGSWAQLEHPDSLAEKARAGVLLEMDEEESEDSDDDLSWTEEEDEDEEEAMGE from the exons ATGTCTCTGCTCTGCTATAACAAAGGCTGTGGGCAACACTTTGACCCCAATACCAATCTCCCTG ATTCCTGCCGTTATCACCCTGGGGTCCCAATCTTTCATGATGCACTTAAG GGTTGGTCCTGCTGCCGAAAGCGAACTGTAGATTTCTCTGAGTTCTTAAACATCAag GGCTGTACTGTGGGACCACACTGTGCTGAGAAGCTTCCTGAGGTCCCTCAGCCTGAGGGCCCTGCCACAAGTTCACTTCAGGAGCAAAAACCTCTGAATACAATTCCAAAGTCAGCAGAGACTTTGCTCCGAGAAAGGCCTAA GTCTGAGATGCCTCCGAAACTGCTACCACTTCTTATATCTCAAGCCCTGGGAGTGGCGTTGGAACAGAAAGAATTAGACCAGGAACCTGGAGCAG GACTTGACAATAGTCTGATCTGGACTGGTTCCAGCTGCCAGAACCCAGGATGTGATGCT GTTTACCAAGGTCCTGAGAGTGATGCTACTCCGTGTACCTATCATCCAGGTGCACCTCGGTTTCATGAGGG AATGAAGTCTTGGAGCTGTTGTGGTATCCAGACTCTGGATTTTGGGGCATTCCTGGCACAGCCAGGATGTAGAGTTGGTAGACACGATTGGGCAAAGCAG cTGCCAGCATCTTGCCGCCATGATTGGCACCAGACAGATTCTTTGGTAGTGCTCACGGTCTATGGCCAGATTCCACTTCCTGCATTCAACTGGGTGAAGGCCAGTCAAACTGAG gtcATAAACGTGGAGCAGAGCTCTGTCTCTTTGATGCCATCACGGGTTGAAATCTCCCTGGTCAAGGCTGACCCAGGATCCTGGGCCCAGCTGGAGCACCCCGATTCACTAGCTGAGAAGGCTAGGGCAGGGGTTTTACTAGAGATGGATGAGGAAGAATCTGAGGATTCAGATGATGACCTGAGCTggacagaagaggaagatgaagacgAGGAAGAAGCTATGGGGGAATAG
- the Itgb1bp2 gene encoding integrin beta-1-binding protein 2, which produces MSLLCYNKGCGQHFDPNTNLPDSCRYHPGVPIFHDALKGWSCCRKRTVDFSEFLNIKGCTVGPHCAEKLPEVPQPEGPATSSLQEQKPLNTIPKSAETLLRERPKSEMPPKLLPLLISQALGVALEQKELDQEPGAGLDNSLIWTGSSCQNPGCDAVYQGPESDATPCTYHPGAPRFHEGMKSWSCCGIQTLDFGAFLAQPGCRVGRHDWAKQLPASCRHDWHQTDSLVVLTVYGQIPLPAFNWVKASQTELHVHIVFDGNRVFQAQMKLWGVINVEQSSVSLMPSRVEISLVKADPGSWAQLEHPDSLAEKARAGVLLEMDEEESEDSDDDLSWTEEEDEDEEEAMGE; this is translated from the exons ATGTCTCTGCTCTGCTATAACAAAGGCTGTGGGCAACACTTTGACCCCAATACCAATCTCCCTG ATTCCTGCCGTTATCACCCTGGGGTCCCAATCTTTCATGATGCACTTAAG GGTTGGTCCTGCTGCCGAAAGCGAACTGTAGATTTCTCTGAGTTCTTAAACATCAag GGCTGTACTGTGGGACCACACTGTGCTGAGAAGCTTCCTGAGGTCCCTCAGCCTGAGGGCCCTGCCACAAGTTCACTTCAGGAGCAAAAACCTCTGAATACAATTCCAAAGTCAGCAGAGACTTTGCTCCGAGAAAGGCCTAA GTCTGAGATGCCTCCGAAACTGCTACCACTTCTTATATCTCAAGCCCTGGGAGTGGCGTTGGAACAGAAAGAATTAGACCAGGAACCTGGAGCAG GACTTGACAATAGTCTGATCTGGACTGGTTCCAGCTGCCAGAACCCAGGATGTGATGCT GTTTACCAAGGTCCTGAGAGTGATGCTACTCCGTGTACCTATCATCCAGGTGCACCTCGGTTTCATGAGGG AATGAAGTCTTGGAGCTGTTGTGGTATCCAGACTCTGGATTTTGGGGCATTCCTGGCACAGCCAGGATGTAGAGTTGGTAGACACGATTGGGCAAAGCAG cTGCCAGCATCTTGCCGCCATGATTGGCACCAGACAGATTCTTTGGTAGTGCTCACGGTCTATGGCCAGATTCCACTTCCTGCATTCAACTGGGTGAAGGCCAGTCAAACTGAG CTTCATGTCCACATTGTCTTTGATGGTAACCGTGTGTTCCAAGCACAGATGAAGCTCTGGGGG gtcATAAACGTGGAGCAGAGCTCTGTCTCTTTGATGCCATCACGGGTTGAAATCTCCCTGGTCAAGGCTGACCCAGGATCCTGGGCCCAGCTGGAGCACCCCGATTCACTAGCTGAGAAGGCTAGGGCAGGGGTTTTACTAGAGATGGATGAGGAAGAATCTGAGGATTCAGATGATGACCTGAGCTggacagaagaggaagatgaagacgAGGAAGAAGCTATGGGGGAATAG